One stretch of Harpia harpyja isolate bHarHar1 chromosome 17, bHarHar1 primary haplotype, whole genome shotgun sequence DNA includes these proteins:
- the ART1 gene encoding GPI-linked NAD(P)(+)--arginine ADP-ribosyltransferase 1, translating into MEHLTLGLVLLAGTLVAGTPPHRRDLNTIKEVALDMAPTAFDDQYEGCSHIMEELLEELNRTEFINNSVYAKTWTLAAAEWRSRQGHVPLLPALRPEQAVALLAYTLPEPLYEVFNDAVRKAGRSREEYLGAFHFKALHFLMSEALRTLRDAQPRRCHHVYRGVQHIRFTAQHHQRVRFGHFTSTSLRKETTRPFGQDTFFSVDTCYGVSIRNFSYLPKEEEVLIPPFEIFEVTNVTHDKHRAFIQLRSQGRRSTYNCELVKEKRCKTQPCVFSAGRSVPRDPPRLWGLLLAATALAVIGGP; encoded by the exons ATGGAGCATCTGACGCTGGGCTTGGTGCTGCTGGCCGGGACCCTGGTCGCCGGCACCCCCCCACACCGCCGAGACCTCAACACCATCAAGGAAGTGGCACTGGACATGGCCCCCACCGCCTTCGACGACCAGTACGAGGGCTGCAGCCACATtatggaggagctgctggaggagctcaaCCGCACCGAGTTCATCAACAACAGCGTCTATGCCAAGACCTGGACCCTCGCCGCTGCCGAATGGCGGAGCCGACAGGGCCATGTCCCCCTGCTGCCGGCGCTGCGGCCGGAGCAGGCGGTCGCCCTCCTGGCGTACACGCTGCCGGAACCCCTGTACGAGGTGTTCAACGATGCCGTGCGTAAGGCCGGGCGCTCCCGCGAGGAATACCTGGGTGCTTTCCACTTCAAGGCGCTGCATTTCCTCATGAGCGAAGCCCTGCGCACCCTGCGGGATgcccagccccgccgctgccACCATGTCTACCGGGGCGTCCAGCACATCCGCTTCACCGCCCAGCACCACCAGCGTGTCCGCTTCGGCCACTTCACCTCCACCTCCCTCCGGAAAGAGACCACCCGGCCCTTCGGTCAGGACACCTTCTTCTCGGTGGACACCTGCTACGGCGTCTCCATCAGGAACTTCTCCTACTTGCCCAAAGAGGAGGAGGTCCTCATCCCACCCTTCGAGATCTTCGAGGTCACCAACGTCACCCACGACAAGCACAGAGCCTTCATCCAGCTCCGCTCCCAGGGGAGGCGCAGCACCTACAACTGCGAGTTGGTGAAAG AGAAGAGATGCAAGACCCAGCCGTGCGTCTTCAGCGCAG GCAGGAGcgtccccagggaccccccacgCCTCTGGGGGCTCCTCCTGGCAGCCACAGCCCTGGCAGTCATCGGCGGCCCCTGA
- the IL18BP gene encoding interleukin-18-binding protein, whose product MDRLRPAGISGPPARLLLPLLCCALAARCTGAMALKPPSITGLRTPAEPPHPGESVTVSCEAVSSLPELTLLYWLGNGSFVEKLHPDGAVSEGTVLEEPRGSGVVLCRDLHFSSFGAQHLYTNFTCVVLSPLGVDTREVRWPPPAPARAPAESGGLG is encoded by the exons ATGGACCGGCTGCGCCCCGCCG GGATCTCGGGAccccctgcccggctcctcctgcccctgctctgctgcGCCCTGGCCGCCCGCTGCACGG GTGCCATGGCCCTGAAGCCCCCCAGCATCACCGGCCTGCGGACGCCGGCAGAGCCCCCCCACCCAG GCGAGAGCGTGACGGTCTCATGCGAGGCGGTGAGCAGCCTCCCCGAGCTCACGCTGCTCTACTGGCTGGGGAACGGCTCCTTCGTGGAGAAGCTGCACCCGGACGGGGCCGTGAGCGAGGGAACGGTGCT AGAGGAGCCGCGGGGCTCAGGGGTAGTGCTGTGCCGTGACCTGCACTTCAGCTCCTTCGGTGCCCAGCACCTCTACACTAACTTCACCTGCGTGGTGCTCAGTCCCCTCGGCGTTGACACCAGGGAGGTGCGGTGGCCgcccccggccccagcccgggCCCCTGCCGAGAGCGGGGGACTGGGCTGA
- the RNF121 gene encoding RING finger protein 121, which translates to MAAVLEVEVGGPVERDVEEVDLSHLSPEERWRVEHARMHAKHRGHEAMHAEMVLILIATLVVAQLLLVQWKQRHPRSYNMVTLFQMWVVPLYFTIKLYWWRFLVIWVLFSAVTAFVTFRATRKPLVQTTPRLVYKWFLLIYKISYATGIVGYMAVMFTLFGLNLLFRIKPEDAMDFGISLLFYGLYYGVLERDFAEMCADYMASTIGFYSASGMPTKHLSDSVCAVCGQQIFVDVNEEGIIENTYRLSCNHVFHEFCIRGWCIVGKKQTCPYCKEKVDLKRMFSNPWERPHVMYGQLLDWLRYLVAWQPVIIGLVQGINYILGLE; encoded by the exons ATGGCGGCGGTGCTGGAAGTGGAGGTTGGAGGCCCCGTCGAGCGGGATGTGGAGGAG gtCGATCTTTCGCACTTGTCCCCAGAGGAGAGGTGGAG GGTGGAGCATGCACGGATGCATGCCAAGCACCGTGGTCACGAGGCTATGCATGCCGAAATGGTTCTCATCCTTATCGCCACGCTAGTGGTGGCACAGCTCCTGTTGGTTCAGTGGAAACAGAGGCACCCTCGCTCCTACAAC ATGGTGACCCTCTTCCAGATGTGGGTAGTGCCTCTGTATTTCACGATCAAGCTGTACTGGTGGCGGTTCCTGGTAATCTGGGTGCTCTTCTCAGCAGTCACAGCTTTTGTCACCTTCAGGGCAACTCGAAAACCTCTGGTACAGACAACGCCCAG GCTGGTTTATAAATGGTTTCTACTAATATACAAGATCAGCTATGCCACTGGAATCGTAGGGTACATGGCTGTGATGTTTACACTTTTTGGTCTTAACTTATTATTCAG AATCAAACCAGAAGATGCGATGGACTTTGGCATTTCCCTCCTCTTCTACGGTCTTTACTACGGGGTGTTGGAGCGGGACTTTGCCGAGATGTGTGCAGATTACATGGCCTCGACGATCGGG TTCTACAGCGCCTCGGGGATGCCCACCAAGCACCTCTCCGACAGCGTCTGCGCCGTCTGTGGTCAGCAGATCTTTGTGGATGTCAACGAGGAAGGGATCATCGAGAACACCTACCGCCTCTCCTGCAACCACGT GTTTCACGAGTTCTGCATCCGTGGCTGGTGCATCGTCGGGAAGAAGCAGACGTGTCCATACTGCAAAGAGAAGGTGGATCTCAAGAGGATGTTCAGTAACCC CTGGGAGAGGCCTCACGTCATGTACGGGCAGCTGCTGGACTGGCTGCGCTACCTGGTGGCCTGGCAGCCCGTGATCATCGGACTGGTCCAAGGCATCAACTACATCCTGGGGCTGGAGTAA
- the XNDC1N gene encoding protein XNDC1N isoform X1, whose amino-acid sequence MAPVKISYIVSFSSQDPKYPVENLLREDGLRPWLGCPQDRSRQLRVELQLERASPIGYVDVGNCGCAFLQIEVGRSSWPLDQPYLTLVPSVALMTPADSKLDQNRCGVRMFKEADFLALAVGQKWDRLRLTCSQPFSKHSQFGLSFIRVRTPLDPEHPQPPPPSQQGLEDAEPADSPWRSSPAFCRTFFPEPRSSSREEEQLKSHLQQLEPTAWSPARLSRPAQMVLSAVRSRALRPRASTGVLEGDPELPTEDPGGPVVPGSAQDVPAAPTRARRQPDSRQRAPSPVGRSLPAALRQSRSGGRARPRSHRERRARRDDSGGDSNHEERGVCPVCSGRFSLDLLPLHASCCGEEDPDAAWPSSPLAETSPDAWVSCPICELPFSVAEVEWHASTCGEQAGTPGTPSSSYRVR is encoded by the exons ATGGCTCCGGTTAAAATCAGCTACATCGTGTCCTTCTCCTCGCAG GATCCCAAGTACCCAGTGGAGAACTTGCTGCGTGAGGACGGCCTTCGTCCCTGGCTTGGCTGCCCCCAGGACCGCAGCAGGCAGCTGAGAgtggagctgcagctggagagagccAGTCCCATCGGCTACGTGGACGTCG GCAACTGCGGCTGCGCCTTTCTCCAGATCGAGGTGGGACGTTCCTCGTGGCCGCTCGACCAACCCTACCTCACCTTGGTGCCCAGCGTCGCGCTGATGACGCCGGCTGACTCGAAGCTGGATCAGAACCGCTGCGGGGTCCGGATGTTTAAAGAAG CAGACTTCCTGGCGCTGGCGGTGGGGCAGAAGTGGGACCGCCTGCGGCTCACCTGCAGCCAGCCCTTCAGCAAGCACAGCCAGTTCGGGCTGTCCTTCATCCGCGTGCGCACGCCGCTGGACCCCGAGCACCCCCAGCCGCCCCCACCCTCGCAGCAAGGCCTG GAGGATGCCGAGCCTGCGGACAGCCCCTGGCGCTCCAGCCCTGCCTTTTGCCGGACTTTCTTTCCAGAACCACGCTC GAGCTCgagggaggaggagcagctgaagagccacctgcagcagctggaacCAACCGCCTGGAGCCCAGCCCGCCTCAGCCGCCCGGCCCAGATGGTGCTGTCAGCGGTGCGGAGCCGGGCATTGAGGCCCAGAGCCAGCACGGGCGTCCTGGAGGGTGACCCGGAGCTGCCGACCGAGGACCCGGGAGGCCCTGTGGTGCCAG GGTCTGCGCAGGATGTCCCCGCAGCCCCCACAAGAGCTCGCAGGCAGCCGGACAGCAGGCAAAGAGCTCCCAGCCCTGTGGGCAG GTCTCTGCCAGCCGCCTTGAGGCAGTCCAGGTCAGGAGGAAGAGCCAGACCCCGCAGCCACCGAGAGAGACGGGCCAGGAGGGATGACAGCGGAGGGGACAGCAATCACGAGGAGAGGGGCGTCTGCCCCGTTTGCTCAG GCCGCTTCAGCCTGGATCTACTCCCCCTACACGCCTCCTGCTGCGGGGAGGAAGACCCCGACGCAGCCTGGCCTTCCTCCCCGCTGGCAGAGACGTCCCCTGATGCCTGGGTGTCCTGCCCCATCTGCGAGCTGCCCTTCAGCGTGGCGGAGGTGGAGTGGCACGCCAGCACttgtggggagcaggcagggacgCCGGGGACCCCGTCCTCATCCTACCGCGTGAGGTAG
- the XNDC1N gene encoding protein XNDC1N isoform X2, which translates to MAPVKISYIVSFSSQDPKYPVENLLREDGLRPWLGCPQDRSRQLRVELQLERASPIGYVDVGNCGCAFLQIEVGRSSWPLDQPYLTLVPSVALMTPADSKLDQNRCGVRMFKEDFLALAVGQKWDRLRLTCSQPFSKHSQFGLSFIRVRTPLDPEHPQPPPPSQQGLEDAEPADSPWRSSPAFCRTFFPEPRSSSREEEQLKSHLQQLEPTAWSPARLSRPAQMVLSAVRSRALRPRASTGVLEGDPELPTEDPGGPVVPGSAQDVPAAPTRARRQPDSRQRAPSPVGRSLPAALRQSRSGGRARPRSHRERRARRDDSGGDSNHEERGVCPVCSGRFSLDLLPLHASCCGEEDPDAAWPSSPLAETSPDAWVSCPICELPFSVAEVEWHASTCGEQAGTPGTPSSSYRVR; encoded by the exons ATGGCTCCGGTTAAAATCAGCTACATCGTGTCCTTCTCCTCGCAG GATCCCAAGTACCCAGTGGAGAACTTGCTGCGTGAGGACGGCCTTCGTCCCTGGCTTGGCTGCCCCCAGGACCGCAGCAGGCAGCTGAGAgtggagctgcagctggagagagccAGTCCCATCGGCTACGTGGACGTCG GCAACTGCGGCTGCGCCTTTCTCCAGATCGAGGTGGGACGTTCCTCGTGGCCGCTCGACCAACCCTACCTCACCTTGGTGCCCAGCGTCGCGCTGATGACGCCGGCTGACTCGAAGCTGGATCAGAACCGCTGCGGGGTCCGGATGTTTAAAGAAG ACTTCCTGGCGCTGGCGGTGGGGCAGAAGTGGGACCGCCTGCGGCTCACCTGCAGCCAGCCCTTCAGCAAGCACAGCCAGTTCGGGCTGTCCTTCATCCGCGTGCGCACGCCGCTGGACCCCGAGCACCCCCAGCCGCCCCCACCCTCGCAGCAAGGCCTG GAGGATGCCGAGCCTGCGGACAGCCCCTGGCGCTCCAGCCCTGCCTTTTGCCGGACTTTCTTTCCAGAACCACGCTC GAGCTCgagggaggaggagcagctgaagagccacctgcagcagctggaacCAACCGCCTGGAGCCCAGCCCGCCTCAGCCGCCCGGCCCAGATGGTGCTGTCAGCGGTGCGGAGCCGGGCATTGAGGCCCAGAGCCAGCACGGGCGTCCTGGAGGGTGACCCGGAGCTGCCGACCGAGGACCCGGGAGGCCCTGTGGTGCCAG GGTCTGCGCAGGATGTCCCCGCAGCCCCCACAAGAGCTCGCAGGCAGCCGGACAGCAGGCAAAGAGCTCCCAGCCCTGTGGGCAG GTCTCTGCCAGCCGCCTTGAGGCAGTCCAGGTCAGGAGGAAGAGCCAGACCCCGCAGCCACCGAGAGAGACGGGCCAGGAGGGATGACAGCGGAGGGGACAGCAATCACGAGGAGAGGGGCGTCTGCCCCGTTTGCTCAG GCCGCTTCAGCCTGGATCTACTCCCCCTACACGCCTCCTGCTGCGGGGAGGAAGACCCCGACGCAGCCTGGCCTTCCTCCCCGCTGGCAGAGACGTCCCCTGATGCCTGGGTGTCCTGCCCCATCTGCGAGCTGCCCTTCAGCGTGGCGGAGGTGGAGTGGCACGCCAGCACttgtggggagcaggcagggacgCCGGGGACCCCGTCCTCATCCTACCGCGTGAGGTAG